A genomic stretch from Setaria italica strain Yugu1 chromosome VII, Setaria_italica_v2.0, whole genome shotgun sequence includes:
- the LOC105914746 gene encoding uncharacterized protein LOC105914746 produces the protein MSASSSTAIMNPPIGIIITEKLSKNNHGVQVLTAIRGARLVGHLTGVATTPAAVIDGKEGDKIVKVANLAYEEWYTTDQQVLGFVLASLTKEVLPQVSAKETAAKLWMAIEAMFMS, from the coding sequence ATGTCAGCTTCCTCCTCCACTGCCATCATGAATCCCCCTATTGGCATCATCATCACCGAGAAGTTATCGAAGAACAACCACGGCGTGCAGGTCCTCACCGCCATTCGAGGAGCGCGTCTGGTGGGGCACCTCACCGGTGTCGCCACAACTCCTGCAGCCGTGATCGACGGCAAGGAGGGTGACAAGATAGTCAAGGTCGCCAATCTGGCGTACGAAGAGTGGTACACCACAGATCAGCAGGTGCTTGGCTTCGTTCTCGCCTCGCTGACCAAAGAAGTTCTTCCCCAAGTGTCGGCCAAAGAGACTGCAGCAAAGTTGTGGATGGCCATTGAGGCGATGTTCATGTCTTGA
- the LOC101753061 gene encoding Holliday junction resolvase MOC1, chloroplastic-like translates to MAPAAVAETDTVAPAAVTGTAVAMEERESAPSAMTGTVAVGEARTLAPPVATEAAAAAEAGTSARGVAAKAAAAAGAEVPTPGATTGAGMPALAAATRDAAVTGTPASATVTVVAAAADGSEHALASTTSAEILAWMAVRVPGPSTRPTASGVTAPTLATALGTAAPGASGATSTHASVGPIPKAWSGTTMRWMSRDDPQRPLLTLDDAEAWGKWQAVQGGLANVRAALASAMGELDGVVVPSG, encoded by the coding sequence atggccccggcggcggtggctgagACGGATACGGTTGCCCCAGCGGCCGTGACTgggacggcggtggcgatggaggagagggagtcTGCCCCCTCGGCCATGACGGGGACAGTGGCAGTGGGGGAGGCGAGGACACTAGCCCCGCCGGTTGcgacggaggccgcggcggcggcggaggcggggacgtcCGCCCGGGGAGTCGCGGCgaaggcagcggcagcggcgggggcggaggtgcCCACTCCAGGGGCCACAACGGGGGCGGGGATGCCTGCCTTGGCGGCCGCGACCAGGGACGCGGCGGTGACGGGCACGCCCGCTTCAGCAACCgtgacggtggtggcggcggcggcagacggATCAGAGCACGCGTTGGCGTCAACGACGTCCGCGGAGATCCTAGCATGGATGGCGGTGCGTGTGCCGGGACCGTCGACGAGGCCGACGGCATCCGGGGTGACGGCGCCTACCCTGGCGACGGCGTTGGGGACAGCGGCGCCGGGGGCGTCCGGGGCGACGTCTACCCATGCCTCGGTCGGTCCTATTCCCAAGGCGTGGAGTGGGACTACCATGCGCTGGATGTCTCGCGACGACCCGCAGAGGCCCCTCTTAACACTGGATGACGCCGAGGCgtggggcaagtggcaggcggtgcagggcggacTTGCGAACGTTCGCGCTGCCCTGGCCTCGgcgatgggggagctggacggcgttGTCGTTCCCAGTGGCTAG